Proteins encoded together in one Miscanthus floridulus cultivar M001 chromosome 16, ASM1932011v1, whole genome shotgun sequence window:
- the LOC136513142 gene encoding probable glucuronosyltransferase Os01g0926700: MGTGSARALALALALLLACSDIAVVTAQETERIEGSAGDVLEDNPVGRLKVYVYDLPSKYNKKLLKKDPRCLNHMFAAEIFMHQFLLSSAVRTFNPEEADWFYTPVYTTCDLTPKGLPLPFKSPRMMRSAIQLIATNWPYWNRSEGADHFFVTPHDFGACFHYQEEKAIGRGILPLLQRATLVQTFGQKNHVCLKDGSITIPPYAPPQKMQTHLIPADTPRSIFVYFRGLFYDTGNDPEGGYYARGARASVWENFKNNPLFDISTDHPPTYYEDMQRSVFCLCPLGWAPWSPRLVEAVVFGCIPVIIADDIVLPFADAIPWEDIGVFVAEEDVPQLDSILTSIPTDVILRKQRLLANPSMKQAMLFPQPAQPGDAFHQILNGLARKLPHGSNVFLKPGEKVLNWTTGPPGDLKPW, from the exons GAAGTGCTGGTGATGTGTTAGAAGATAACCCTGTTGGGAGGCTCAAGGTGTATGTCTATGATCTCCCCAGCAAATACAATAAGAAGCTGCTGAAGAAGGATCCTAGGTGCCTGAACCACATGTTTGCCGCTGAGATCTTCATGCACCAGTTCCTGTTGTCAAGTGCTGTCCGAACTTTTAATCCTGAGGAAGCAGATTGGTTCTACACACCCGTATACACAACATGCGATCTGACCCCTAAGGGTCTTCCCTTGCCTTTCAAGTCTCCTCGAATGATGCGTAGTGCGATCCAGCTGATTGCTACGAATTGGCCTTACTGGAATAGATCAGAGGGCGCTGATCATTTCTTTGTCACACCCCATGACTTTGGTGCTTGCTTTCATTATCAG GAAGAGAAAGCAATTGGACGGGGAATCCTTCCCTTGCTTCAGCGTGCTACGCTGGTTCAGACCTTTGGACAGAAGAACCATGTCTGCCTGAAGGATGGGTCCATCACCATCCCGCCATATGCGCCTCCTCAGAAAATGCAGACTCACCTTATCCCTGCAGACACCCCTCGATCCATCTTTGTGTACTTCCGAGGTCTGTTCTATGACACTGGCAATGATCCTGAGGGCGGTTACTATGCAAG AGGTGCTCGTGCGTCAGTctgggagaacttcaagaacaATCCGCTATTTGACATCTCGACCGATCACCCACCAACATACTATGAAGACATGCAGCGCTCAGTGTTCTGCCTGTGCCCATTGGGCTGGGCACCATGGAGTCCCAGGCTAGTGGAAGCCGTGGTCTTTGGCTGCATCCCTGTGATCATCGCAGATGACATCGTCCTTCCCTTTGCGGACGCCATCCCATGGGAGGATATCGGTGTTTTCGTTGCCGAGGAGGATGTCCCACAGCTGGACAGCATCCTGACATCCATTCCCACAGATGTCATACTGAGGAAGCAACGGCTCCTTGCAAACCCATCGATGAAGCAGGCCATGCTGTTCCCCCAGCCTGCTCAGCCAGGAGATGCATTCCACCAGATACTAAATGGTCTCGCGCGCAAGCTCCCCCATGGTAGCAATGTCTTCCTGAAGCCTGGTGAGAAGGTCCTGAACTGGACCACTGGACCACCTGGCGACCTGAAGCCTTGGTAG